The segment ATAGCAATTCACAAGCAAGAATGATGTGGAGAGAGACTTGCATCAGGACTTTTCCTTGAGATCTAAAAATCCTGTTTAAGGAGTGGATGATATAGACTGAAAAGTATatcagaaatgttttacagGATTTTATGGTATGGCCAAACAATATGTTTCTTAAGGACATTTAGATTTGAGCCCtggaccagatctgggaggagatacaAATTAAACTCCTGAGTACCATCTTAAGTTGCTGCaatataattttaacaaaatggACTAATCTGCcacatatttttttacacttttggGGGTGCTTTTGGATTCAGCCCTTTGTAGGCTGATAATATTTATTTCCAATAAACAATTTGGCATTGTTTAGTTCCTCATTTCaatataaatatccagcatgatttttttgAGACTGACATTAAAGgtgggttttttatttttttttattttttattgtaatcagtgacagtgaaatttttttaattcttggTGGTTCTACTACCACAGCTTTCATATGTCTATATGATCCTAGACTTTATGGGTTCTTTATCCgaaaaagtgtattttatgtAGGCAagaggaactgggaatcaaaccactaaccctggggtttgcATACTgctaaaattaaatctaaaacacaatctaaccctaaccaaagttttttttttttttctgtgtgtgtgtgtgtgtgtgtgtgtgtgtgtgtgtgtgtgtgtgtgtgtgtgtgtgtgtgcgtgcgcgtgcgtgcctgtctgtctgtctgtctgtctgtttgtttaagGATGAGTCCACAGAGATGATGGTCTTTGTCTTGCATTCACTGAAGAACCAAAGGGAGAGCCACATGATGGGTGGAGTGTGTGTTGAAAAGGAAGACCATGATGTATCCAGGGTATGCTGTTAACACTCCTGTTCTTCTTGCTGACCTGCCTATTGTGATTTATTCACTGTTTACCCTTATATGGGCAAGGGACCATAGTAACTTGTGTGTTATTAAATGCGTCACCAAATGAATAGTAAGACTGTACCGTGATGTCTTAAAGTGATGATAAAAAGGTTTCAGAATTGTTCTAGATACCTGTTAAAGCTATTAATGAGTTATTGCACAAGTGTTTCATGGCTCACGGTAGACTCATTTGAATTGGACTAGACCAATCTTTGATATTTCCGTGATATTTGTTACCAGTACTAATATCAGAAAGAACACATTTGTAGAAATAAggtattttgcacatttttatgaAAGTCACAAAAGTAATTTTTTCAGTATCCTCCAATAATGGTCTAGGGTTCAAATGTTCAAGTTTCTTGTATTTCAATGAGTTCCTTATGAAGGGTTAAGGTTTTACCACATTAACATGCTGTTCACTGACCATGGACCATTCATTAATGCAACAAGGTCATAGCTGCATTTAACACAGTGCCTTCATTAAAAAGAGAGATTGTCTCTCCTGTGTAGAACCTTCTGATTCTCAAATGGTTTGTTTCTAAAGAGGGCGATCACTTTAAGTAGTCATTCCGTGAAATAATTTTTGTTAGGTAATATTGTGTACGGTTAGTGTACTCATAAGGCAATGCAACCACAACGGGGCACAATCTAGTGTCAACTTGTGCCAGTCCCAAGTCTGGATAAATGCAAAGGACTGTGTCAGCAAGGGCCGATGCaatgtaaaacatttgccaTAAAATTAATCTCTAGAGCTGCCTTCTTCCACTTGAGGTATATTGCTAAAATTgagagcatcctgtctcaaagtgatgctgtaAAATTAGTCTATGCATTTATaacttctagactggactattgcAATTTACTgttaataggatgtcccaataactgctTGAAAAGCCTCTAATTATCCAAAATGCTGgagccagagttctgactggaattagcaagagagatcatattctGCCTATATTAGATTTCTCCCTGTGGCTCCCTGTGAACTCCAGCTCCAACATCTTAAAGACCttatagtttcatattttcccagcagaacaccATTTTAGAGTGCATTTCTACTTGTGGTTCATAGAGTTTGCAGATGTAGAATGCTATCCTCTACTATGGAACAAGGgcccagttcaggttcgggaggcagcCATGACTTGCCACCCTTACATGCCCCTAGATGTTGTTTTAATATGACACataatgtatgtgtaaatatgttttgtacTCAATGACCCCAGATGTTAAAATCCAGTAATATGCTTTTGTCTATGCAGGGGCTGAAGTTCCCTCTGTCCCACCTCCAGgccctgcagcagctccagcaggcAGAGAAGCTGGCTGTGGCCCAGCTCCAGCTGCCCACTGAGGAGGCTAAGTGCAAGCTAGTTGTAGCTCTCTGGAGTGAGAGTCTACTGGATGTGGTATAGCACACAGGACACTGTGACACAATGTCACTGAAGATGTCCACATATGTTGAGTTTCTGAAATACtattgtgcttgtttttcttccaccacCTGAATAAACCTGCCACAGTACCAGCAGTGCCATGTGCCTTTTGTCCCCAAATCGgtgttattatttgttgttgttattg is part of the Anabas testudineus chromosome 14, fAnaTes1.2, whole genome shotgun sequence genome and harbors:
- the LOC113169056 gene encoding ribosomal oxygenase 2-like; translated protein: MLEAHSTHLKRDFIMNRLPPYDQQLLIPSEKIPVLEDMVCLRSKDHIVITVETSQDRADESTEMMVFVLHSLKNQRESHMMGGVCVEKEDHDVSRGLKFPLSHLQALQQLQQAEKLAVAQLQLPTEEAKCKLVVALWSESLLDVV